A DNA window from Pyrus communis chromosome 3, drPyrComm1.1, whole genome shotgun sequence contains the following coding sequences:
- the LOC137729482 gene encoding formin-like protein 1 — translation MPTYFIFLLLFLSSPLTASPRPNYRVLHQPFLPQESSSPPPTHPPSPSPPSPPPNPTPPKYPFSSSNSPPPNSPFFPSNPSPPPPPPAPATAFASFPANISSLIVPQPTKNSSSHKLLGLTIAAVLSAVVVVAVAAFFLYRRRRHNSRNFPDEDEDEKSYLRSEHSNRLLQAPNLGQSYSGTHKLRTGSSTSSEFLYLGTLVNSRSLEERVDSGGSVGRSAELETRKVDSPDLQPLPPLSRQISRLGRSENAKLGSTQDRDDEEEEEEEEFYSPRGSSGDRESSNGNGSGSRRMLTAVAGGVFDRRSSETTSCSCSSSELGSPPRSHSISLSPPVTLSPNRRPEEPKLPEPSATRYTTPFGDVNVRSPSLTPLSSPERAADEYPSASDRNGGSPSMSSLSSSPERGLEKTPDAPLKVSVVSDQSSPISSPERDFGNNPHASSKVSVVTDQSSLISSPERHFGINPDALSKVSVVSGQSSPISSPELNFGNNADGLTKVTAFPDRNDQSPSPLSHCSSSPERESDGSDSKAKSFSPSMSQLRGLENSATSPRISNASDRAFIHLDPKMQSLSSSSSSSLSNSPERAFSVGLKQPLSVPPPPPPMPPSLRLWETPSPRTPVGQVISRPPALIPPSRPFVIQNPGKVSVSPVELPPSSTPLEPIEETPKPKLKPLHWDKVRASSDREMVWDQLRSSSFKLNEEMIETLFVVKTPNPNPKETTPRAVLPSLNQENRVLDPKKSQNIAISLRALNVTIEEVCEALLEGNSDALGTELLESLMKMAPTKEEERKLKEYKDDSPVKLGPAERFLKELLDVPFAFRRIDAMLYVTNFESEIEYLKKSFETLEAACEELRNSRMFLKLLEAVLKTGNRMNVGTNRGDAHAFKLDTLLKLVDVKGADGKTTLLHFVVQEIIRTEGARLTGGNQISNPTLSDDVKCRRLGLQVVSALSSDLSNVKKAAAMDFDVLSSDVSKLSKGISNIAEVVQLNETTVSDDSRRKFSELMNMFMKLAEEEIIRLQAQESVALSLVKEITEYFHGNSAREEAHPFRIFTVVRDFLTVLDRVCKEVGMINERTQVSTAHKFPVPVNPMLPQIVPVNPMLPQVVPVNPMPPQVLPGIHELRRYGSSDDESTAP, via the exons ATGCCCACCTACTTCATCTTCCTCCTGCTCTTCTTATCCTCTCCACTCACTGCATCTCCAAGGCCAAACTATAGAGTCCTACACCAGCCATTTCTGCCTCAGGAATCTTCTTCGCCGCCGCCCACTCACCCACCATCTCCATCCCCGCCTTCCCCTCCTCCGAACCCAACTCCCCCAAAGTATCCATTTTCCAGTTCCAATTCTCCCCCTCCCAATTCCCCATTTTTCCCATCCAACCCTTCCCCTCCGCCTCCCCCTCCCGCCCCAGCCACCGCCTTCGCCTCATTCCCCGCCAACATCTCCTCCCTCATCGTCCCCCAGCCCACCAAAAACTCCAGCTCCCACAAGCTCCTCGGCCTCACTATCGCCGCCGTGCTCTCCGCCGTCGTTGTGGTGGCCGTTGCCGCATTCTTCCTTTACCGTCGCAGACGGCACAACAGCCGCAACTTCCCcgatgaggatgaggatgagaAGTCGTATCTTAGATCCGAACACAGCAACAGGCTGTTACAGGCGCCCAATCTCGGCCAGTCCTACAGTGGGACCCACAAGCTCCGGACCGGCTCCTCCACCAGCTCCGAGTTCCTTTACCTGGGCACATTGGTCAATTCACGCTCACTTGAGGAGAGAGTCGACTCGGGCGGGAGTGTTGGTCGAAGCGCCGAATTAGAAACTCGGAAAGTCGACTCACCGGACCTCCAGCCGCTTCCGCCGCTTTCTCGGCAGATCTCGAGGCTGGGCCGTAGCGAGAATGCCAAACTGGGTTCGACTCAGGACCGAGAcgatgaggaagaggaagaggaagaagagttcTACTCCCCCAGAGGGTCTTCGGGCGATCGCGAGAGCTCCAACGGAAACGGATCCGGGTCCAGGAGAATGTTGACGGCGGTAGCGGGTGGCGTATTTGACCGAAGAAGCAGCGAAACCACGTCGTGTTCTTGCTCGTCTTCCGAATTGGGTTCACCGCCTCGATCACACTCTATCAGTCTCTCGCCTCCGGTGACTTTGAGTCCCAACAGAAGACCAGAAGAGCCCAAACTGCCGGAGCCCTCAGCCACGCGTTATACGACGCCGTTTGGAGACGTCAATGTACGGTCTCCGTCGTTGACTCCACTGTCTTCGCCGGAGAGAGCTGCTGACGAATACCCATCTGCATCGGACCGAAACGGAGGGTCTCCGTCGATGTCCTCGTTATCTTCGTCGCCGGAGAGAGGATTGGAGAAGACCCCAGATGCACCGCTAAAAGTTTCAGTCGTTTCGGATCAAAGTTCGCCGATTTCTTCACCGGAGAGAGATTTCGGAAACAACCCACATGCATCATCGAAAGTTTCGGTAGTTACGGATCAAAGTTCGCTGATTTCGTCACCGGAGAGACATTTCGGAATCAATCCAGATGCATTATCGAAAGTTTCGGTGGTTTCGGGTCAGAGTTCTCCTATTTCTTCACCGGAATTAAATTTCGGAAACAACGCAGATGGGTTAACGAAAGTTACGGCCTTTCCGGATCGGAATGATCAGTCCCCTTCCCCATTATCACATTGTTCATCGTCACCGGAGAGAGAATCAGACGGTTCTGATTCAAAAGCCAAGTCGTTTTCACCTTCTATGTCACAACTGAGAGGTTTGGAGAACTCAGCTACCTCACCAAGAATTTCAAATGCTTCGGATCGAGCATTTATTCATTTGGATCCCAAAATGCAGTCTctttcatcatcttcatcgTCTTCGTTGTCGAATTCACCGGAGAGAGCGTTTAGTGTTGGTTTAAAGCAGCCTCTTTCGGTTcctccaccgccaccgccaaTGCCTCCTTCACTGAGACTCTGGGAGACTCCAAGTCCTAGAACACCAGTTGGCCAAGTGATCTCTAGGCCTCCAGCTCTCATACCTCCTTCAAGACCTTTTGTGATTCAAAACCCGGGAAAGGTCTCTGTTTCGCCTGTGGAGTTGCCACCAAGTTCTACGCCGTTGGAGCCGATTGAGGAGACTCCGAAACCCAAGTTGAAGCCATTGCATTGGGATAAAGTTAGAGCAAGCTCCGACCGCGAAATGGTGTGGGATCAGCTTAGATCAAGCTCTTTCAA ATTGAATGAAGAAATGATAGAGACATTGTTTGTTGTAAAAACACCGAACCCGAATCCAAAAGAAACGACCCCACGAGCGGTTCTTCCCTCACTGAACCAAGAGAACAGAGTGCTTGATCCTAAAAAGTCCCAAAATATTGCAATCTCGCTAAGGGCGCTCAATGTGACCATAGAGGAAGTTTGCGAAGCTTTATTAGAAG GAAACTCGGATGCTCTTGGAACTGAATTACTTGAAAGTCTAATGAAGATGGCTCCAACCAAAGAAGAAGAACGTAAGCTGAAGGAATACAAAGACGACTCACCAGTGAAGCTTGGTCCTGCTGAGAGATTTTTGAAAGAGCTGCTTGACGTTCCATTTGCATTTAGAAGGATTGATGCAATGCTTTACGTGACTAATTTTGAGTCTGAGATCGAGTACCTTAAAAAATCGTTTGAAACTCTAGAG GCTGCCTGTGAAGAATTGAGAAACAGCAGGATGTTCTTGAAGCTTCTGGAAGCTGTTCTAAAGACTGGAAACCGGATGAATGTTGGGACAAACCGTGGTGATGCCCATGCATTCAAACTGGACACACTCCTCAAGCTGGTTGACGTTAAGGGGGCAGATGGGAAAACAACACTCCTGCATTTTGTCGTACAAGAAATCATAAGAACTGAAGGTGCTCGTCTCACTGGTGGCAATCAAATTTCAAACCCAACTTTGAGTGATGATGTCAAGTGCAGGAGGCTTGGCCTGCAAGTTGTTTCAGCTCTCAGTTCAGACCTCAGTAACGTGAAGAAAGCTGCTGCCATGGATTTTGATGTGCTTAGCAGTGATGTTTCCAAGCTTTCTAAAGGAATTAGCAACATTGCAGAGGTGGTGCAACTGAATGAGACAACGGTATCAGATGATAGCAGGCGGAAATTTTCAGAGTTGATGAACATGTTCATGAAATTGGCTGAAGAGGAGATTATAAGACTTCAAGCTCAAGAAAGTGTTGCACTGTCCCTGGTGAAGGAGATTACAGAGTACTTCCATGGAAACTCTGCTAGGGAAGAAGCTCACCCGTTTAGAATCTTCACGGTGGTCAGAGACTTTCTTACAGTTCTTGATCGGGTATGCAAGGAAGTTGGTATGATAAATGAGCGAACCCAAGTTAGTACCGCCCACAAATTTCCAGTTCCAGTAAATCCAATGCTACCACAAATAGTTCCGGTAAATCCAATGCTGCCACAAGTAGTTCCAGTCAATCCAATGCCACCACAAGTACTTCCTGGAATTCATGAGTTGAGGCGGTACGGTTCGTCCGATGATGAGAGCACAGCTCCGTAG